Proteins encoded together in one Ferroglobus placidus DSM 10642 window:
- a CDS encoding 50S ribosomal protein L32e, with product MAKLSKEQIRLLKVRRVIKSKKPEFRHFAWRTKLKLRRLGWRRPRGRHNKWRLRIGGKWSGMYHPSPAFSSPKLVRGLHPSGYEEVLIYNVKDLEKIDPERQAARIASCVGLKKRLQIEEKAKELNIVILNPTKR from the coding sequence ATGGCGAAGCTCAGCAAGGAGCAAATAAGACTCCTGAAGGTTAGGAGGGTTATAAAATCCAAAAAGCCCGAATTCAGACACTTCGCCTGGAGAACAAAGTTAAAGTTAAGGAGACTCGGCTGGAGGAGACCGAGGGGGAGGCACAACAAGTGGAGGCTGAGAATAGGAGGGAAGTGGAGCGGAATGTATCACCCTTCTCCAGCTTTCAGCTCGCCAAAACTCGTTAGAGGATTGCACCCAAGCGGATACGAAGAAGTTCTCATTTACAACGTCAAGGACCTTGAAAAGATAGATCCCGAACGACAGGCTGCAAGAATAGCGTCGTGTGTCGGTTTAAAGAAGAGGCTTCAGATTGAGGAGAAAGCTAAGGAGCTTAACATCGTAATCCTCAATCCGACTAAAAGGTGA
- a CDS encoding 30S ribosomal protein S14, whose amino-acid sequence MAKERKKKFGRAANPCRRCGRKAGIVRRYGIYLCRQCFREVAAELGFKKYW is encoded by the coding sequence ATGGCTAAAGAGAGAAAGAAGAAATTCGGAAGAGCAGCAAATCCCTGCAGGAGATGTGGAAGAAAAGCCGGAATCGTTAGGAGGTACGGAATCTACCTTTGCAGACAGTGCTTTAGGGAGGTTGCTGCCGAGCTTGGATTTAAGAAGTACTGGTGA
- a CDS encoding ribonuclease P component 1 family protein, translating into MLARDWIGMKVEVIESPNPCEVGIKGEVVDETMNTLKVKTEKGVKTIIKKGRWFKVYADKVYKVKGDLINFRPEERIMRGIIMLKRRKVVW; encoded by the coding sequence GTGTTGGCGAGAGACTGGATAGGAATGAAAGTGGAAGTTATCGAAAGTCCGAATCCGTGTGAAGTGGGAATTAAAGGAGAGGTTGTAGACGAGACTATGAACACTCTGAAGGTAAAAACGGAGAAAGGAGTCAAGACGATAATTAAGAAAGGTAGGTGGTTCAAAGTTTACGCGGATAAGGTTTATAAGGTGAAAGGTGATTTGATCAATTTCAGACCCGAGGAGAGGATAATGAGAGGAATAATCATGCTAAAAAGGAGGAAGGTAGTATGGTGA
- a CDS encoding 30S ribosomal protein S17, with protein sequence MVRDIGLNVKAPEKECDDKNCPFHGNLSVRGQILTGRVVKSYMKTAVIERELIKYVPKYERYMKKRSKLHAHNPPCIDAKPGDIVTIAECRPISKTKSFVIVEVKR encoded by the coding sequence ATGGTGAGAGATATAGGCTTGAACGTTAAGGCTCCGGAGAAGGAGTGTGATGATAAAAACTGTCCGTTTCACGGTAATCTGTCGGTGAGAGGACAGATACTCACCGGAAGAGTAGTGAAAAGTTACATGAAGACGGCAGTAATCGAAAGAGAGCTGATAAAATACGTGCCAAAGTACGAGAGGTACATGAAGAAGAGAAGTAAGCTTCACGCCCACAACCCGCCGTGCATAGATGCTAAGCCTGGAGACATAGTCACGATTGCCGAATGTAGACCGATAAGCAAGACGAAGAGCTTCGTAATCGTGGAGGTGAAGAGATGA
- a CDS encoding 50S ribosomal protein L5, which produces MREVLIDKVVINIGVGESGERQKKALKLLEELTGQTPTSTYAKKTIKNFGIRKGEPIGAKVTLRGEKALEFLKKALVVKENRLSSRQIGEGEFSFGIQEHIDIPGVEYDPDMGIFGLQVCCVLKRRGYRVEERRRCRSKVGRKHRVTKEDTIEFLKSLGVEVE; this is translated from the coding sequence ATGAGGGAAGTGCTCATCGACAAAGTCGTGATAAACATCGGCGTTGGTGAGAGCGGAGAGAGGCAGAAGAAGGCTTTAAAGCTGCTTGAAGAGCTTACCGGGCAAACTCCTACTTCGACCTACGCTAAAAAGACGATAAAGAACTTTGGAATTAGAAAGGGTGAGCCGATAGGAGCTAAGGTTACGCTCAGAGGTGAGAAAGCTTTAGAATTTCTCAAAAAGGCGCTGGTTGTTAAAGAAAACAGGTTGAGCTCGAGACAGATAGGGGAAGGCGAATTTTCCTTCGGAATTCAGGAACACATAGACATCCCGGGAGTTGAGTACGATCCCGACATGGGCATTTTCGGGCTTCAGGTTTGCTGCGTGCTTAAAAGAAGAGGTTACAGAGTGGAGGAGAGAAGGAGATGCAGATCGAAGGTTGGTAGGAAGCATAGAGTAACTAAAGAGGATACTATCGAATTTCTTAAATCCCTCGGAGTGGAGGTGGAGTGA
- a CDS encoding 50S ribosomal protein L6, producing the protein MLTSIEERFVEIPEGVEVEVDGNDVAGYRVKAKGPLGENERVLKFRGVYIEKLDGKVRVFTNNKRKKLKAMVGTFATHIENLVRGVKEGFEYKLKIVYSHFPMKVRVEGNEVVIENFLGEKHPRRAKIVGRAKVTVSGNEITVSGIDIEECGQTAANIEQATRIKRLDVRVFQDGIYIVKKPD; encoded by the coding sequence TTGCTTACGTCTATTGAAGAGAGATTCGTGGAAATTCCAGAAGGCGTTGAGGTGGAAGTTGACGGAAACGATGTGGCAGGATACAGAGTGAAGGCGAAAGGACCCCTCGGAGAGAACGAGAGAGTTCTAAAGTTCAGGGGGGTTTACATAGAAAAGCTGGACGGCAAAGTTAGAGTTTTCACGAACAACAAGAGGAAAAAGCTTAAGGCGATGGTTGGCACCTTTGCGACGCATATAGAAAACCTCGTTAGAGGAGTCAAAGAGGGTTTCGAATACAAGCTCAAAATCGTTTACTCTCACTTCCCGATGAAGGTTAGGGTTGAAGGTAATGAAGTCGTAATCGAAAACTTCCTCGGAGAAAAGCATCCGAGGAGAGCTAAGATAGTCGGTAGAGCTAAGGTAACGGTATCCGGAAACGAAATAACCGTGAGCGGAATAGACATCGAAGAGTGCGGGCAGACTGCCGCGAACATCGAACAGGCTACGAGGATAAAGAGGTTGGATGTCAGAGTATTTCAGGACGGTATTTACATAGTTAAAAAGCCCGACTGA
- a CDS encoding 30S ribosomal protein S4e: MHQKRLSAPKTIKVPRKVSKWIVKPSPGPHNKEAVPLLVIVRDYLQLADTAREARRIIAAGEILVDGVPRKDYKFPVGLFDVVSVPKLDLNYRIVFDEKGRYVPIEITDPDLKLYKITGKTMVKGGRIQLNLFDGTNILASNEYKTKDSILMKIPEKEIVDHLKFEEGALVMVTGGTHAGEIGILKEYKIVRSSAPNLVTIEVEGNEFTTIEDYVFVIGKKGETKPVIQLGV; the protein is encoded by the coding sequence ATGCATCAAAAGAGACTTTCCGCTCCTAAGACGATTAAAGTTCCGAGGAAAGTTAGCAAGTGGATAGTTAAACCTTCTCCCGGACCCCACAACAAAGAAGCCGTACCTCTTCTCGTTATAGTTAGAGACTACCTCCAGCTTGCAGATACGGCAAGAGAGGCGAGAAGAATTATTGCCGCCGGAGAAATCCTCGTCGACGGCGTTCCAAGAAAGGACTACAAGTTCCCGGTTGGGCTTTTTGATGTAGTTAGCGTTCCAAAGCTCGACCTAAACTACAGAATAGTTTTCGACGAAAAGGGGAGGTACGTTCCAATCGAGATCACCGATCCGGATTTGAAGCTCTACAAGATTACCGGAAAGACGATGGTTAAGGGAGGAAGAATTCAGCTGAATTTATTTGACGGAACTAACATTCTGGCGAGTAACGAATACAAGACGAAAGACAGCATTTTGATGAAAATTCCGGAAAAGGAAATAGTCGATCACCTAAAATTCGAGGAAGGAGCATTGGTTATGGTTACTGGCGGAACTCACGCTGGAGAAATTGGAATTCTGAAGGAGTACAAAATCGTTAGAAGTTCCGCTCCAAACCTCGTGACGATAGAAGTAGAAGGTAACGAGTTCACGACGATTGAAGATTACGTCTTCGTGATAGGGAAGAAGGGAGAGACAAAGCCGGTTATTCAGCTGGGGGTGTGA
- the rplX gene encoding 50S ribosomal protein L24, producing the protein MPVPKSKQPRKQRRWLFKLAKLHEKHRLLHATLSKELREKYGKRAIRVRKGDKVKILRGDFKGHVGKVVEVDMKRVRIYVEGVTNKKADGTEVLVPIHPSNVMIVELGEVDEVRKKILER; encoded by the coding sequence ATGCCGGTTCCGAAGTCCAAACAGCCAAGAAAGCAGAGGAGATGGTTGTTCAAGTTAGCAAAGCTTCACGAAAAGCACAGGCTTCTTCACGCTACTCTCTCGAAAGAGCTTAGAGAGAAGTACGGAAAGAGAGCTATAAGAGTGAGAAAGGGAGACAAAGTTAAGATACTCAGGGGAGACTTCAAAGGACACGTCGGTAAGGTTGTAGAGGTTGATATGAAGAGAGTTAGAATTTACGTGGAGGGAGTTACGAATAAAAAAGCTGACGGAACGGAGGTTCTCGTTCCGATTCACCCTTCAAACGTGATGATAGTAGAGCTCGGGGAAGTGGATGAAGTTAGAAAGAAAATACTTGAGAGGTGA
- the rpmC gene encoding 50S ribosomal protein L29, with amino-acid sequence MEEIRQMSREEKLKKLEELERELIRLRTLVRSGGSLENPMQIRAVKKDIARLKLALREEGYRV; translated from the coding sequence ATGGAGGAGATCAGGCAAATGAGTAGAGAAGAGAAACTAAAAAAATTGGAGGAGCTGGAGAGAGAACTGATAAGGCTCAGAACGCTGGTGAGGAGCGGAGGGTCTCTGGAGAACCCTATGCAGATAAGGGCTGTAAAAAAGGACATAGCAAGGCTAAAGCTGGCGTTAAGAGAAGAAGGTTACAGGGTGTAG
- the rplV gene encoding 50S ribosomal protein L22, whose product MARVKYAYEPKDELNSAKAMGYEMDISFKHAVEICRELKGKKIDEAIKYLEEVIEMKRAVPFRKYKKKVAHRSGLQKWYAGRYPVKAAKHILKVLKNLKANAEYKGLDVDKLVITHAQAKKGRVLKKYTPRAFGRATPWFKVLTTVEFVAEVR is encoded by the coding sequence ATGGCGCGAGTTAAGTACGCTTACGAGCCGAAGGACGAGCTGAATTCGGCGAAAGCAATGGGCTACGAAATGGACATTAGTTTCAAGCACGCTGTTGAGATTTGCAGGGAATTGAAGGGGAAGAAGATAGACGAGGCTATAAAATACCTCGAAGAAGTCATAGAAATGAAGAGAGCGGTTCCTTTCAGAAAGTACAAGAAAAAGGTGGCTCACAGAAGCGGTTTGCAGAAGTGGTACGCTGGAAGATATCCCGTTAAGGCTGCGAAGCACATACTGAAAGTTCTGAAGAACTTGAAAGCTAACGCAGAGTACAAGGGGTTGGACGTCGATAAGCTCGTAATAACCCACGCTCAGGCTAAGAAAGGGAGGGTTCTGAAGAAGTACACGCCAAGGGCTTTTGGAAGGGCTACACCTTGGTTTAAAGTTCTCACTACAGTAGAGTTCGTGGCAGAGGTGAGGTGA
- a CDS encoding 50S ribosomal protein L14: MKAKKAVVPRALPTGARLVCADNTGARELEIIAVKGYKGVRRRYPAAGVGDIVVVSVKKGTPDIRKQVHYAVIVRQRKEYRRPDGTRVRFEDNAAVITDAEGNPKGSEIRGPVAREAAERFPKIGTIASIIV; encoded by the coding sequence ATGAAGGCAAAGAAGGCTGTTGTGCCGAGAGCTTTGCCTACAGGAGCTCGTTTAGTATGTGCCGACAACACCGGAGCGAGGGAGCTCGAAATAATAGCTGTGAAGGGGTACAAGGGAGTTAGGAGAAGGTATCCGGCTGCTGGAGTGGGAGACATAGTTGTCGTGAGCGTGAAGAAGGGGACTCCAGATATAAGGAAGCAGGTTCATTACGCCGTAATAGTAAGGCAGAGGAAAGAGTACAGAAGACCAGACGGCACGAGAGTGAGATTTGAGGACAACGCTGCCGTGATTACGGATGCAGAGGGAAACCCGAAGGGTAGCGAGATTAGAGGTCCGGTTGCGAGAGAAGCTGCCGAAAGATTTCCGAAGATAGGTACTATAGCTTCCATAATCGTGTGA
- a CDS encoding 30S ribosomal protein S3: MAVERKFIEDKVKKLMVKEWIVEEVRNAGFGGLDIVRTPLGTQVTLFVERPGLVIGRGGRRIKALTEKLKEFGLDNPQISVDEIDKPEFNAQLMASLLARALERGWYFRKAGYRFLYRIMEAGAKGCEIEISGKLTSERARTEKFIAGTIIHTGDPAITCVREGFDIAIKKLGVYGVRVRIIPPDAELPDEFVVKDVPVEQLKEVKAEEGGEGSEDGGDQANE; the protein is encoded by the coding sequence ATGGCAGTAGAGAGGAAGTTCATAGAGGATAAAGTGAAGAAGCTCATGGTTAAGGAGTGGATAGTAGAAGAAGTGAGAAATGCTGGTTTCGGAGGATTGGATATAGTCAGAACTCCTCTCGGCACCCAAGTCACTCTCTTCGTCGAAAGACCGGGACTTGTTATAGGAAGAGGAGGAAGAAGGATAAAGGCTCTGACAGAAAAGCTAAAAGAGTTCGGCTTGGACAATCCGCAGATAAGCGTGGATGAGATAGACAAACCAGAATTTAACGCCCAGCTAATGGCGTCGCTTCTGGCGAGAGCTTTAGAGAGAGGGTGGTACTTCAGAAAAGCCGGATACAGATTCCTTTACAGAATAATGGAGGCTGGAGCAAAGGGCTGCGAAATAGAGATAAGCGGAAAGCTGACGAGCGAGAGGGCGAGAACCGAAAAGTTCATCGCCGGAACTATAATCCACACCGGAGATCCAGCCATAACATGCGTGAGGGAAGGATTCGACATAGCGATAAAGAAGCTCGGTGTTTACGGAGTTAGAGTGAGAATAATCCCGCCAGATGCGGAGCTGCCAGACGAATTCGTCGTTAAAGATGTGCCAGTGGAGCAGTTGAAGGAGGTTAAAGCAGAAGAGGGAGGTGAAGGCAGTGAAGATGGAGGAGATCAGGCAAATGAGTAG
- a CDS encoding 30S ribosomal protein S8: MLHDTLSNAMSAIKNAEMVGKKKVEIKPASKLIGNVLRVMQEHGYIGGFEYIDDHRGGKFIVTLLGKINDCGAIRPRYSVKRTEYEKFEKRYLPARDFGILIVSTTQGVMSQKEAIERGLGGVLLAYVY; encoded by the coding sequence ATGCTTCACGATACTCTCTCAAATGCCATGAGCGCTATCAAAAATGCGGAAATGGTTGGAAAGAAGAAGGTAGAGATAAAACCGGCTTCGAAACTCATAGGAAACGTTCTCAGAGTTATGCAGGAACACGGATACATAGGGGGCTTCGAATACATTGATGATCACAGAGGGGGAAAGTTCATAGTCACCCTTCTCGGAAAAATAAACGACTGCGGAGCTATAAGACCAAGATACTCCGTGAAGAGAACTGAATACGAAAAGTTCGAGAAAAGATACCTGCCAGCGAGAGATTTCGGAATTTTGATCGTCTCTACAACGCAGGGAGTTATGTCGCAAAAAGAGGCTATAGAAAGGGGATTGGGGGGTGTGCTCCTTGCTTACGTCTATTGA